The nucleotide sequence GCACCACACACGCCTGTCGTCTCAGACGTCTTGCGGCATCATGCCCCGCGTGACCACCAACGACGCCGATCACGCCAGCGCTCCCGCAGGCCTGCCCGCGGGCCTGTTCACGACCATCGACCACGTGGGCATCGCGGTGCCCGACCTCGACGAGGCGATCGCCTTCTACGCGCAGGCGTTCGGCGTGCAGTCGGTGCACGAGGAGACCAACGAGGAGCAGGGCGTCCGGGAGGCGATGCTCGCCGTCGGCAACGGCGACACCCGCATCCAGCTACTCGCCCCGCTCACCCCCGAGTCGACGATCGCGAAGTTCATCGGGCGCTCCGGCCCCGGCCTTCAGCAGCTGGCCTTCCGGGTCGAGGACGTCGACGCGGTCAGCGCGACGCTGCGCGACCGGGGCCTGCGCCTGCTCTACGACGTGCCCAAGCGCGGCACCGCCGGCAGCCGGGTGAACTTCGTCCACCCGAAGGACGCCGGCGGCGTCCTCGTCGAGCTCGTCGAGCCCGCGGCGACCGCCACGCACTGACCGGCGCCACCCATCCGGTTACCCGTCGGTAACATCGCACCGCCAGCACCGCCCGCACCGCCCCGCACTGCCCTCCGAGCCTGGCCAACGACGGCCACCGATGACCCGGGAGTACGCGTGAACGAGATCAGGGATGCCATCCTCGCCGGCCAGCTGGACGCACTGGGAGGCCTGGCAGTGCCGGAGTCCTACCGCGCCGTGCTGGTGCGCAAGGACGAGCAGGACATGTTCGAGGGGCTGCCCACCAGGGAGAAGGACCCGCGCAAGTCGCTGCACGTCGAGGAGGTGGCGACGCCGGAGCTCGCCCCGGGCGAGGCGATCGTCGCCGTCATGGCGTCGTCGGTGAACTACAACACCGTCTGGACGTCGATCTTCGAGCCGGTCTCGACCTTCGGCTTCCTGGAGCGCTACGGCCGCGTCTCCGAGCTGACCAAGCGGCACGACCTCCCCTACCACGTGGTCGGCTCCGACCTCGCCGGCGTCGTCCTGCGGGTGGGCCCCGGCGTCAACAAGTGGAAGCCGGGCGACGAGGTCGTCGCGCACTGCCTCTCGGTGGAGCTCGAGGACCCGGCCGGCCACGACGACACGATGATGGACCCGCAGCAGCGGATCTGGGGCTTCGAGACCAACTTCGGCGGCCTCGCGGAGCTGGCCCTCGTCAAGAGCAACCAGCTCATGCCCAAGCCGGCCCACCTGTCCTGGGAGGAGGCGGCCAGCCCCGGGCTGGTCAACTCCACCGCCTACCGCCAGCTGGTGAGCCGCAACGGCGCCAACATGAAGCAGGGCGACACCGTGCTCATCTGGGGCGCCTCGGGCGGGCTGGGCTCCTACGCCACCCAGATGGCGCTCAACGGCGGCGCGATCCCGGTGTGCGTCGTGAGCAGCCCGGAGAAGGCCGAGATCGTGCGCCGGATGGGCGCCGAGCTGATCATCGACCGCTCCGCCGAGGGCTACAAGTTCTGGAAGGACGAGCACACCCAGGACCCCAAGGAGTGGCAGCGCCTGGGCAAGAAGATCCGTGAGCTGACCGGGGGCGAGGACGTCGACATCGTCTTCGAGCACCCGGGCCGGGAGACCTTCGGCGCCAGCGTGTACGTGGCCAAGAAGGGCGGCACGATCGTCACCTGCGCCTCGACCACCGGCTACATGCACCAGTACGACAACCGCTACCTCTGGATGAACCTGAAGAACATCCTCAGCTCCCACTTCGCCAACTACAAGGAGGCGTGGGAGGCCAACCGGCTCATCGACAAGGGGCTGATCCACCCGACGCTGTCCAAGGTGTACCCGATGGAGGAGGTCGGCCAGGCCGCGCTCGACGTCCACCGCAACGCGCACCAGGGCAAGGTCGGCGTGCTCACCCTCGCCCCCGAGGAGGGGCTCGGCGTCACCGACGCCGCGAAGCGCGAGAAGCACCTCGAGGCGATCAACCGCTTCCGCGGCGTCTGAGCGACGACCCGGTCCACGACGACCGGGTCACCGGGGGGCCGGACCGCGCCGCGGTCCGGCCCCCCGGGCACGCCGCCCGGCGTGTCGCCCGGTGCGTCCGGGACACCTGTGGTTCGACTCCCCCGGCAACGGTGACGAGCCCTTCCCCTTCTGCGAGGATGAACGCATGACCGACCCCCGCCGCGATCTGCCGATGCACGAGGCGCAGCACTCGTTCGACGTCGTCCTGCGGGGTTACGACCGCAGCCAGGTCGCCGACACGATCGAACGCCTCGAGGACGACTTCCGGATCGCCCTGGCCGACCGCGACGCCGCCGTCGCCCGCTCGGCCGACCTGGCCGGCCAGCTGTCCGCGCTGCACGGGGAGATCGAGTCGCTGCGCCGCAAGGCCGCCAACGCCTCGGCCCCCACGTTCGAGAACATCAGCGAGCGCATCCAGCACATGCTGCAGCTGGCCGAGGAGGAGGCCGGGGAGATCC is from Blastococcus sp. HT6-4 and encodes:
- the ccrA gene encoding crotonyl-CoA carboxylase/reductase — encoded protein: MNEIRDAILAGQLDALGGLAVPESYRAVLVRKDEQDMFEGLPTREKDPRKSLHVEEVATPELAPGEAIVAVMASSVNYNTVWTSIFEPVSTFGFLERYGRVSELTKRHDLPYHVVGSDLAGVVLRVGPGVNKWKPGDEVVAHCLSVELEDPAGHDDTMMDPQQRIWGFETNFGGLAELALVKSNQLMPKPAHLSWEEAASPGLVNSTAYRQLVSRNGANMKQGDTVLIWGASGGLGSYATQMALNGGAIPVCVVSSPEKAEIVRRMGAELIIDRSAEGYKFWKDEHTQDPKEWQRLGKKIRELTGGEDVDIVFEHPGRETFGASVYVAKKGGTIVTCASTTGYMHQYDNRYLWMNLKNILSSHFANYKEAWEANRLIDKGLIHPTLSKVYPMEEVGQAALDVHRNAHQGKVGVLTLAPEEGLGVTDAAKREKHLEAINRFRGV
- the mce gene encoding methylmalonyl-CoA epimerase, giving the protein MPRVTTNDADHASAPAGLPAGLFTTIDHVGIAVPDLDEAIAFYAQAFGVQSVHEETNEEQGVREAMLAVGNGDTRIQLLAPLTPESTIAKFIGRSGPGLQQLAFRVEDVDAVSATLRDRGLRLLYDVPKRGTAGSRVNFVHPKDAGGVLVELVEPAATATH